One Pyrus communis chromosome 4, drPyrComm1.1, whole genome shotgun sequence genomic region harbors:
- the LOC137731957 gene encoding probable polygalacturonase translates to MKMLAVFLLLLAVSNAVKLNGEDDETPCDSKLTLKQRPHSVSISEFGAVGDGKTLNTHAFQNAIFYLKSFADKGGAQLYVPPGRWLTGSFNLTSHLTLFLEKGAVILGSQDPSHWEIVEPLPSYGRGIELPGRRFGSLINGYMLQDVVITGDNGTIDGQGTVWWDWFSSQSLNYSRPHLVEFVMSKYVVVSNLTFVNAPAYNIHPVYCSNVHVHNISVSAPPDSPHTVGVVPDSSDIVCIEDCSIGMGYDAIALKSGWDEYGIAYGRPTTNVHIRRVTLQSATGSCLAFGSEMSGGISNVLVEKVRLNNSFSGIQFRTTKGRGGYIKDVIISDVEMENIYMAFGASGQFGSHPDDKYDPNALPVLDHITLQDVVGTNITIAGCFNGIKESPFTSFFLSNISLSLNSGSPTTWDCSYVSGSSESVFPEPCSDLNTSYSNPSSARFSLLTLNGKAAVL, encoded by the exons ATGAAGATGCTA GCGGTGTTTCTCTTGCTGCTGGCCGTGAGTAATGCCGTCAAACTTAACGGAGAAGACGATGAGACACCGTGCGATTCTAAACTGACATTAAAGCAAAGGCCACACAGTGTGTCCATTTCGGAATTTGGTGCTGTCGGAGATGGCAAAACATTGAACACTCATGCCTTCCAGAATGCCATCTTCTACCTCAAGTCTTTCGCCGATAAAGGCGGTGCTCAGCTCTATGTGCCACCGGGGAGGTGGCTTACCGGAAGCTTCAACCTCACCAGCCACCTCACGCTGTTTTTGGAAAAGGGTGCTGTCATTCTTGGATCTCAG GATCCGTCTCATTGGGAGATTGTTGAGCCTTTACCCTCGTATGGTCGAGGGATTGAACTCCCCGGGAGGAGATTTGGTAGCTTGATAAATGGATATATGTTACAAGATGTGGTCATAACTG GTGATAATGGAACCATCGATGGCCAGGGAACGGTTTGGTGGGATTGGTTTAGCTCCCAATCTCTGAACTACAGCCGCCCGCATCTTGTGGAATTCGTTATGTCTAAATACGTGGTGGTTTCGAACCTCACATTCGTGAATGCTCCCGCTTACAACATCCATCCTGTCTATTGCAG TAATGTACATGTTCACAACATCTCTGTATCTGCTCCTCCAGACTCCCCTCATACTGTCGGCGTAGTCCCAG ATTCTTCTGATATTGTGTGCATAGAAGATTGCAGCATTGGCATGGGGTATGATGCCATTGCCCTCAAGAGTGGTTGGGACGAGTACGGGATTGCCTATGGAAGACCGACCACAAATGTACACATCCGGCGTGTCACCTTACAATCAGCTACTGGTTCTTGTCTTGCCTTTGGTAGTGAGATGTCCGGTGGCATTTCTAACGTACTTGTTGAGAAGGTCCGCCTCAACAACTCATTTAGCGGCATTCAGTTTCGAACAACGAAGGGTAGAGGCGGTTACATCAAAGACGTCATCATATCAGATGTCGAAATGGAAAACATCTACATGGCATTTGGTGCCTCTGGCCAGTTTGGTTCCCATCCTGACGACAAATATGATCCTAATGCTCTCCCAGTTTTGGATCATATCACATTGCAAGATGTGGTTGGCACAAACATCACAATTGCCGGATGCTTCAATGGGATCAAAGAATCGCCATTCACTTCTTTCTTTCTATCCAACATCTCATTGTCATTGAATTCTGGATCTCCCACCACTTGGGATTGTTCATATGTTTCCGGCTCTTCTGAGTCTGTCTTCCCAGAACCATGTTCCGACCTCAATACCTCGTATTCAAATCCTTCATCCGCCCGCTTTTCGCTACTCACCTTGAATGGAAAAGCCGCGGTCTTATAA